A segment of the Cinclus cinclus chromosome 3, bCinCin1.1, whole genome shotgun sequence genome:
CGAGCCTGGATGCAACAAAGCACTCTGCACAAAGCCTTGTGGTGAGGAACGAGGCCGGCTTAACAACCCAAAGACAAAATGCCATGTACGTACAAGTGCCTTTCTCATTCGCATTTTGTCCAACTTCAGGAACTCCTGCACCGTCAGGTTAGCAGGTTctttctgaagagaaagaaaaccacatTCCGCAGAGTGCTTTTTGTGTTCCTCCCTGAAAAGAGGcgaaaagaaagtgaaaacagcagagaaggcagcagctcccagcgaGCCGCACGCAGCcgctctccctgccctgccgaGCCGCTCGGTTGCCACGAGCGGCTCTCCCAGGCCGTGGCGGCGTCGATCGGGACAGAGGCCGAGGGATCCCCCCAGTACTCACAGGGGGTCGTCGTCGGGCTCCCAGCCCTCCAGCTCCTTAAGGCAGAAGAAGCACTGCGCCACGTCGGGGCTGTTCTCGCTGGGACAATGCACGAAGCCAGCCGCCGCCATCTGCGGGCACAGGGAAGACCGTCAGCGCCCGCTCCCGGCCcagctcccggccccgctcccggccccgcgcTCACCCGCTCGGGCGTGCAGGCACAGCCCTCGGTAAAAGGCCAGTTGCGGAAGGTGGCGGCGCGGACGGAGGCGAAGTAGAGCCGCCACACCTCGGGCAGCGCCGCCAGCCCCTCCATGGCCCCGTTCAAACGGCGGCGCGCGCGGGGCagggcgggagcggggcgggcccgccgcccTCAGGGCGCCCGCGCAGCCCGAGACACCGCCCACAAGGACGCCTTTTTTGGGGGGCGAGGGAGCTGAGCTTAGGGAAACGCTTTGGACTTTGCTACCCTGTTTGGAAAGGGCGAGGTTCCACCTTTCCCGTTACCCAGGAAAGCTTTGCTTTGTTAAGGTGTATTTagctcccagctcagggagCGTGGAGGAACCGTGCCATGGAGCAGGGCGGCGTTGGCTCCTCAAGCACAGCTCGGGTGATCCAGCTCCCCGGGCACAAGGAGGGAAGCAGAGGGCTGAGAGCACCGTTTGTCTGCTTGCTTCAATACGTGCATCAGAAGAACCTCACTCCTTACAAAGCCACGGCTCCTGCCCCGCGATCGCTTCATGGCCTCTGAGGATCGGGGGTTAAAAGAAGGACCTGGACAAAACACGctgtgtgcagcacagcagctggcacagagctgttGTAACACCATCGTCCCTGAGGGACAAAGCCACAGAGCAAGATGGTCCTCAAAATCTTCACGGTCACCTTTAAGAACACAATGCAGAACTGGTCATCTTCTTCAGACTGCTTTATATCCGAATTCTGTCTGGAAAGAAGGAGCCTGCTGCGGCCTTGCATGTGTGCCTTCTGTGGGCGCGTCTGTAGGGAAATGAGAAATTTCTTGCCTTGGTCAGCTGCCCACACATATCCTCGTAGGGCCATACTGGAGCTTGCCAGATTCCAATGAAATAAGATGATGGAGAGGCACCTTAACAAACAGTATGACTACAGACAAGCTTTTCCAAGGGAAGGGCTTTAATTCCATTCATAAAGacatatatttcttttctttcaaagtcCAGCAAACTCATAACattaaaaacattgaaaatttTCACATAGTCATGAAACAGGGAGAAATGTGCATGGACATTTGGGCACACAACCTGTGGCCGGGCTACTTTCCCCTCACACTACCACTGGTTTTGTGTTGGTAGTGATGGACACTGGCtaaacaaaaacacattttgtgtCCCTTTCTCTTCTGTTACCAAAATGAAGACTTCACCATGGCAACTACTGCTGTAGTCAGGTAGCCAACAGGTACACACAGCAGATAAGTACAAAAAAGTCACATTTATATGTAGCTCTCCATGGGCTTCATATGAAAGGACCATCCCAGTAGATGTGATCCATAGTTAAAACACACAGCCTGACTTTTGGTCAGTGCAGCTTTCTGTTCATCTGCACTGAATCAGGGAGGGAGAAAAGCTGCTACACTGTGAAAAAGGACAAGAGCCACTAccagaaaaactgtttgggttgtattttttaattcttgggTATTTCTATTTATTCTTTGCTCTCCTCTTTACTGATACTTAGAGCCTAGGTGCTTCCAAGAACTGGATCTGGGTCACCTTTGCCCTCTTCTCCCTCCAAGCTGTGAGCAGACTGCTTCTACAAATCAGACCCTGCATTTCAAACATCCCCACTGACTTTTGCTCTGAGTTTCTTCCAACCAGAGCGCCTGTAGCAGGAGGAGGTGGGTGCTGGAGCTTGTGAGGCTGCTCTGTAGTTAGAGGTATGCCCAAAGGGCTGGTCTGCAGACCAAGAACCGGAAGAGAGGTAGAAAAGATTCCAAAGAGCTGATCTGGCAGCTGTGGTGCCCTACCTTGCCTAGATACAAACCCACCTGACACTGTTCCTGAACACAAAACACTGCACCCTACGAGAACTTCACACTGAACAACAGGGcaaggaggggaagggaaggcagcagggaaggagaaaaacaaaggtgTCTCCTCTGAGCCTTGTACTTGGGATAACAGGAATCCACGTGCTTTTCAGTATTCTTGAAACATGGTTCCAGGACTACTCACGTGCAGAACTTTTCTAAAGTTAACATCCAGCTACCAATACCTTATTTCCCTTCACAGACTCAGGACAGTTCCTAACAAAGCAATCAAACCACAGAAACACTGAATGGTTTAAGTTTAGGTGTTCATTTTTTGCTCATAAACAAAAACAGAGACAAAAACCTGCAACATTTTTTGGACAGGTTTCAAAACATGAAATCCATGGGACCCCTTTGAAGTGAGAAGCActtttttgtttggtatttttgtttgtttgctaatGAGGCTCTCCAAAGTAATAGTGGCAGGAAAACTCCCCATAAGGAATTTCAATTTCCAGTAGTTTCAGTGTATCCTAGTTGGCATTTCCAGGCCTCTCCCCTAGGAGCACAGGAATCAATCCTCTTGGATTGCATTTTCCACATACAATATCTCACTGTTGACATCCAAAGTCCTGGGGTAAACACATCAGCATGTTCCAGCTCTCTTGTGGCAGCCAACATCCTCCACCCGGgggagctgggaaagctgggggAGTTTTTTGGGTGGATTGGGCTTTTCCCAGCTCCCCAGacccctccagcagctcagcgCCGCAGCCTGAGGAAGAAGGCGTGCTTGCACTCCTTGCTGTCCAAAGGGTAATACTTGTcataaaaatccaaaatatacTCCTCAGTCTTAAATCCAAACTTCTGGTAGAGCAGCATAGCAGGGTTGCTTGCAGAGACGTGAAGGGTGACGTCCTTGCCCATGCAGGTCTGCcgagggagggggagaggaaaaaaaaggagatatCACTGCAAGAGAACAAGCCTCTGGGGGAATGCGGAGGTGAGGAGATTCATCGGCTCAGGGATCCAAGGTACTGAGGAAATGTGAGAAAAGTCACAGGCCCTGGCCCAGGAGTTACCACACATAGCAACAGCAAAGGCAGcgttgctgctgctcctccaagCCTTTGTTTCTGGGAAACATGGATCCTCTGACAATGAAAGCAGGTTTCAGGATTTTAATTTGTCATCTTTCCATTGTCAATTATTAAAGTAattgttaattaaaaataatctcgGTGTACAGCCCTGATCTCAAATACAATGGCctgaagaaaagacaaaatgtgCCAGAGGATCAGGCTCTGCACTCCTCCCTGTCAGCAAACAGAGCTGAGCTCTCTGAGACTGCCTGagcacctctgtgctgtcacactgGAATTCCTGCCTATCccacccagctcctctcccatcctgcagggcacagcactCACCTCCTGAGAAGGCAGGAAATTCAGTTCAGACAGCAAATAATAACATGGCTGAAGTTACCTTGAAGATCCTAAATTACAACCAGCAACACTCTGATTAAGATGCTTTCATCGAGCGTTTTAATAGCATTCCATGTATACTGAGTGTATTGTAACTCTTAAGTGGGAACAGTAATACCCTCTAGGAAATCTCCAAGATAGAACATTCAAGGGGAAAACTCCCAGGAATTTaaggggggaaggaaagaaacaaataacTGGAAGATGTTTTAGGGAAAAGAAACATTGAATCAGATCATtaagaaaatgcagtttagtcTTCTGGGACAGATGTATGAGAGGATACATTTTGACAGCAAAACCAGGCATCACCATTagcatcaaaatattttcctgttaaGTTATGCTGTTCCCGAGAATTCAGCCCCAAACTCAGCACACTGTGTCAGCAACCTACTCCTAATCCAAACAGCATGAAAGTGTCTCAAGCTAGAAAGAGACCCCAAAGCAGCTGCAAAGGAGAACCTACAGTCTGGACACTGAGGAACAGAAGGTCACCATTATTCTACAGGACTAAACCACTTCTACCACTGTCAGAAAGTCAGCAATAGCAAAATAAACCTCATGTGAGCCAAACATACAGTGCTGATCTCTCATTGCTAGTACACCTAATCAGACTCAAATCTCTCAAATCTGTTTGGCTTTCCTCAACAGAGAATTTCATGCAAGCAGGGTTAGGTTAGTTGATGTGATACATTCCACAAAAAGGTGTGAGGATTTTCTGTGGCTGACTTGCCAACTCCAGCATCCCGGCTCTGCTGGAGAGAGAAGTCTGAGAGTCCACCTGCTGGATCCCTGCAAACCTTGGCGCCTGTTCCCACTGGATGTTGACATATCACATCAACAGACTGAGCTGAGGGCAATTTCCTTCAACACTTCACACAGAGCTGCCTGGGAAATGCAAGGGGTGAGTTTAAAAAGTATTGATTAGAGGCCTGTGTCAACGCTGAAGAAAACTGTGCAGGTAGCAGAGGTACCCTTGGGCGGCCCAGGAGCAGAAAGTGCTTTTCCAAAGCATGGATCAGTTTCCCCAAGGCCCTGCCAGCATTCCCTACCTTGCTTCAGCCAAAtaagaaagaagataaaagagTTTCAATGATGAGTTTTTGTTAGTGAAGCTTATCTTGACTACAACAAATGAAGAAATGTCTCCcatcagcagctctgccaagaCAGTTCAGGGAATGGTAAAACTGTGGAGCTGGGCTCTGTAAAggacatatatatgcatatatactCACAATTAAGCTGCCTTTCCTGCAATTTAATTCAAGAAAATCAATGTAATTAAGGCCACTTGAATAACAGTATTCATTCAGAGATTTAATGAACTCCTTTAATATCACCCGTTCAGTTAGCTGAGATTAATTTTCCCAAGTATTCCTGTGAAACAAGACTCAGTACAAGCCAGCTTAAACAAACTATGAGGTTGCAAACACTTTATCATTAACTCAGCTGTATTTGAACCAGAGTGTAAAAGTGCAAGTGAGTGATTGAAATCAGTAAGTGATTTAATGCATGGAATAAACCTCCAGGTGTAGTCAAGAAAGCTGCAATAATTCTAATTGACCCTACCTACTCTTAAcctcattttctcctttaaacTCCCCATTTACAATATCCCTTTTACACAAATTACTGACCACTGAAGAACACAGAGTTAATCCCAAGA
Coding sequences within it:
- the BIRC5 gene encoding baculoviral IAP repeat-containing protein 5, translated to MEGLAALPEVWRLYFASVRAATFRNWPFTEGCACTPERMAAAGFVHCPSENSPDVAQCFFCLKELEGWEPDDDPLEEHKKHSAECGFLSLQKEPANLTVQEFLKLDKMRMRKALKKEISQKMTKVEDKAKIQRCSIKNLV